In Burkholderia gladioli, a genomic segment contains:
- the atpD gene encoding F0F1 ATP synthase subunit beta, with the protein MSTTALVEGKIVQCIGAVIDVEFPRDSMPKIYDALTLDGSELTLEVQQQLGDGIVRTICLGASDGLRRGVAVKNTGKPISVPVGKPTLGRIMDVLGRPIDEAGPIESEHQRSIHQKAPAFDELSPSTELLETGIKVIDLVCPFAKGGKVGLFGGAGVGKTVNMMELINNIAKEHGGYSVFAGVGERTREGNDFYHEMKDSNVLDKVALVYGQMNEPPGNRLRVALTGLTMAEHFRDEGLDVLFFVDNIYRFTLAGTEVSALLGRMPSAVGYQPTLAEEMGKLQERITSTKTGSITSVQAVYVPADDLTDPSPATTFGHLDATVVLSRDIASLGIYPAVDPLDSTSRQIDPNVIGEEHYTITRGVQQTLQRYKELRDIIAILGMDELSPEDKQTVARARKIQRFLSQPFHVAEVFTGAPGKYVPLKETIRGFKMIVEGECDHLPEQAFYMVGTIDEAFEKAKKIQ; encoded by the coding sequence ATGAGTACTACTGCTTTGGTAGAAGGCAAGATCGTACAGTGCATCGGCGCCGTTATCGACGTGGAATTCCCGCGCGACAGCATGCCGAAGATCTACGACGCGCTCACTCTGGATGGCTCGGAACTGACGCTCGAAGTCCAGCAGCAGCTGGGTGACGGCATCGTCCGCACCATCTGTCTGGGTGCCTCCGACGGCCTGCGCCGCGGCGTGGCGGTGAAGAACACCGGCAAGCCGATCTCGGTGCCGGTCGGCAAGCCGACCCTCGGCCGCATCATGGACGTGCTGGGTCGTCCGATCGACGAGGCCGGCCCGATCGAGAGCGAGCATCAGCGCTCGATCCACCAGAAGGCACCGGCGTTCGACGAACTGTCGCCGTCGACCGAACTGCTCGAAACCGGCATCAAGGTGATCGACCTGGTCTGCCCGTTCGCCAAGGGCGGCAAGGTCGGCCTGTTCGGCGGCGCCGGCGTGGGCAAGACCGTCAACATGATGGAGCTCATCAACAACATCGCGAAGGAACACGGCGGTTACTCCGTGTTCGCGGGCGTGGGCGAGCGTACCCGTGAAGGGAACGACTTCTACCACGAGATGAAGGACTCCAACGTGCTGGACAAGGTCGCGCTGGTCTACGGCCAGATGAACGAGCCGCCGGGCAACCGTCTGCGCGTGGCGCTGACCGGCCTGACGATGGCCGAGCACTTCCGTGACGAAGGCCTCGACGTGCTGTTCTTCGTCGACAACATCTACCGTTTCACGCTGGCCGGTACCGAAGTGTCGGCACTGCTGGGCCGGATGCCGTCGGCGGTGGGTTACCAGCCGACGCTGGCCGAGGAAATGGGCAAGCTGCAGGAACGCATCACGTCGACCAAGACCGGCTCGATCACGTCCGTGCAGGCCGTGTACGTTCCGGCGGATGACTTGACCGATCCGTCGCCGGCCACCACCTTCGGCCACCTGGACGCCACCGTCGTGCTGTCGCGTGACATCGCCTCGCTGGGTATCTACCCGGCCGTCGATCCGCTCGACTCGACCTCGCGCCAGATCGACCCGAACGTGATCGGCGAAGAGCACTACACGATCACGCGCGGCGTGCAGCAGACGCTGCAGCGCTACAAGGAACTGCGCGACATCATCGCGATCCTGGGCATGGACGAACTGTCGCCGGAAGACAAGCAGACGGTCGCCCGCGCACGGAAGATCCAGCGCTTCCTGTCGCAGCCGTTCCACGTCGCGGAAGTGTTCACGGGCGCGCCGGGCAAGTACGTGCCGCTGAAGGAAACGATCCGTGGCTTCAAGATGATCGTCGAAGGCGAGTGCGACCACCTGCCGGAACAGGCGTTCTACATGGTCGGCACGATCGACGAAGCCTTCGAGAAGGCCAAGAAGATCCAGTAA
- a CDS encoding F0F1 ATP synthase subunit epsilon yields MATIKVDVVSAEEEIFSGQAKFVALPGESGELGILPGHTPLITRIRPGAVRIESEGGQDEFVFVAGGILEVQPGAVTVLADTAIRGRDLDAAKAEEAKRRAEETLQNAKSDIDLAKAQSELATAMAQLEAIQRLAKIRSKN; encoded by the coding sequence ATGGCAACCATCAAAGTAGACGTCGTCAGCGCGGAAGAGGAAATCTTCTCGGGCCAGGCGAAGTTCGTCGCGCTGCCGGGCGAATCGGGTGAGCTGGGCATTCTGCCCGGCCACACGCCGCTCATCACCCGGATTCGTCCGGGCGCGGTGCGCATCGAATCGGAAGGCGGTCAGGACGAATTCGTGTTCGTCGCCGGCGGCATTCTCGAAGTGCAACCGGGCGCCGTGACCGTGCTCGCCGACACCGCGATTCGCGGCCGGGATCTCGACGCCGCGAAGGCCGAGGAAGCGAAGCGTCGTGCCGAGGAAACGCTGCAGAACGCGAAGTCGGATATCGACCTCGCGAAGGCGCAGTCGGAACTCGCCACGGCGATGGCGCAGCTCGAGGCGATCCAGCGTCTTGCCAAGATCCGCAGCAAGAACTGA
- a CDS encoding AMP-binding protein: MTTTANQASNPGDQAGRGGRPAGIAPHDCLSYVRGTTDVPLSHDTIGHFLAAAIARFPDRPAVVFREQDVRWSWREFGDEVDALAAALIELGIAPGERVGIWAPNRVEWLLTQFATARIGAILVNINPAYRLAELEYALNLVGCKMLVAADSFKSSQYTQMLRTLAPELHDCAPGALHAARLPALRAVVSMSEAPPAGMLRFDDVLAHGRTLREHAGLDVLGAGLADTDPINIQFTSGTTGSPKGATLTHRNVVNNARAIARVMRLTEQDALCIPVPLYHCFGMVLSVLASVSVGAKMVFPGAAFDPLATLAAVEAERCTALQGVPTMFIAELDHPEFKRFDLGTLRTGIMAGSPCPIETMKRVVAEMHMAEVTIAYGMTETSPVSFQSTTDDTLEKRTTTVGRIQPHLEAKIVDAEGAIVPVGATGELCTRGYAVMAGYWGDEALTRRAIVDGWMHTGDLATFDEEGFCNIVGRLKDMLIRGGENIYPREIEEFLFRHPKIQSAQVFGVPDPKYGEEVCAWIVLRAGEAMDEEELRDFCRGQIAHYKVPRYVRFVEALPMTVTGKVQKFVMRDAMIDELRLTEQKTA, translated from the coding sequence ATGACGACGACGGCAAACCAGGCTTCGAATCCGGGCGACCAGGCTGGCCGGGGCGGCCGCCCCGCGGGAATCGCGCCGCACGACTGCCTTTCCTACGTGCGAGGCACGACCGACGTGCCGCTCAGCCACGACACCATCGGCCATTTCCTGGCCGCCGCCATCGCGCGTTTCCCCGATCGGCCGGCCGTGGTATTCCGCGAGCAGGACGTACGCTGGAGCTGGCGCGAGTTCGGCGACGAGGTCGATGCGCTGGCCGCGGCGTTGATCGAGCTCGGCATCGCGCCGGGCGAGCGCGTCGGCATCTGGGCGCCGAATCGCGTCGAGTGGCTGCTCACGCAGTTCGCGACCGCGCGGATCGGCGCGATCCTGGTCAACATCAACCCCGCCTACCGGCTCGCCGAGCTCGAATACGCGCTGAACCTGGTCGGCTGCAAGATGCTGGTGGCGGCCGATTCGTTCAAGAGCTCGCAGTACACCCAGATGCTGCGCACGCTCGCGCCCGAGCTCCACGATTGCGCGCCGGGCGCCCTGCATGCGGCGCGCCTGCCCGCGCTGCGCGCGGTGGTGTCGATGAGCGAGGCGCCGCCGGCCGGCATGCTGCGCTTCGACGACGTGCTCGCGCACGGGCGCACGCTGCGCGAGCACGCGGGCCTCGACGTGCTCGGCGCGGGCCTGGCCGACACCGATCCCATCAATATCCAGTTCACCAGCGGCACCACCGGCAGCCCGAAGGGCGCGACTCTCACGCATCGCAACGTGGTCAACAACGCACGCGCGATCGCGCGGGTGATGCGGCTCACCGAACAGGACGCGCTGTGCATTCCAGTGCCGCTCTATCACTGCTTCGGCATGGTGCTGTCGGTGCTGGCCAGCGTGTCGGTCGGCGCGAAGATGGTGTTTCCCGGCGCCGCCTTCGATCCGCTCGCCACCCTGGCCGCCGTCGAGGCCGAACGCTGCACGGCGCTGCAGGGTGTGCCGACCATGTTCATCGCCGAGCTCGACCACCCCGAATTCAAGCGCTTCGACCTCGGCACGCTGCGCACCGGCATCATGGCCGGCTCGCCCTGCCCGATCGAGACCATGAAGCGCGTGGTGGCCGAGATGCACATGGCCGAGGTCACCATCGCCTACGGCATGACCGAAACCAGCCCCGTCTCGTTCCAGAGCACCACCGACGACACGCTGGAGAAGCGCACCACCACGGTCGGCCGGATCCAGCCGCACCTGGAGGCGAAGATCGTCGACGCCGAGGGCGCGATCGTGCCGGTCGGCGCCACCGGCGAACTCTGCACGCGCGGCTACGCGGTGATGGCGGGCTACTGGGGCGACGAGGCGCTCACGCGGCGCGCGATCGTCGACGGCTGGATGCACACGGGCGACCTGGCCACCTTCGACGAGGAAGGCTTCTGCAACATCGTTGGACGCCTCAAGGACATGCTGATCCGCGGCGGCGAGAACATCTATCCGCGCGAGATCGAGGAATTCCTGTTTCGTCACCCGAAGATCCAGAGCGCTCAGGTGTTCGGCGTGCCCGATCCGAAGTACGGCGAGGAAGTGTGCGCGTGGATCGTGCTGCGCGCCGGCGAGGCGATGGACGAGGAGGAGTTGCGCGACTTTTGCCGCGGGCAGATCGCCCACTATAAGGTGCCGCGCTACGTGCGATTCGTGGAGGCGTTGCCGATGACGGTGACCGGCAAGGTGCAGAAGTTCGTGATGCGCGACGCGATGATCGACGAACTGCGGCTGACGGAGCAGAAAACGGCCTGA